The sequence CGTCGAGCAAGTTCTGTCTACCGATTTGTTCAAAGCCACAATGAATTCTCGCCAATTAGAAATTCATCAAACTTTGAATAAGGCAGAGATTACGTCTTAGAGGTTAGGGGCTATTTTTAGCGATCGCGCCTGCCACAACGCTTTTCAAAACGAGTGTATCCCGAGTTTGCAAATTCATCATTCTGATAGCTAGCTAGTCTGTCATTCCCGTGCAGACGGGAATCCACAGCGGACATCTGGCTTCCAAAGAGATTCCCACTTGCGTGGGAATGACGTAAGCACCTGCAAAAGTAGGATGCACCCGCCGAAGGTTTCCAAAAATTCGGCAGCCTTTGGTGTGCATCTTTTTTACTTCCGCGACCTACCCATAAAGATGGATTAGCGAATGCATCTCACTACAAGGACGTATTTCCGGTAGCTTTTGTCAATCTATCTAGCTATAGAGCGGCGCATTATCTCACCCTTGGGGTCGAGGTGAGAGCTAATACATAAAATTTAAAGTTTGGCTAAGCGCATATATTCCTATCATTCCCGAGCAAGGGGATTGCTATGTACAAGCCAGAAAAACTCCAGGCCTACTTAACATCCATCAGTGAACGTCGGTCTCCGGTGGAAGATACCCTCAAGCGCAATATTTTTAGGTACAGCCTGTGGCTGCTGGGCATTCCAGCCATTATTTATGGCGCAATCGATCGGGGCGTAGCGGCCTTTTCAAGACCTGTTTTAAGTGTGACCGATATTTCCTATTGCTTGATCGGCTTAGTCCTTTTGCTAAGCTGGATTTGTATTGGTTTGGCAGAAGACTCCCCTGAGCCAATGGCTTTGGCGCAGGCTGACCCAATCGAGCTTGTAGACTCAGCACCTTCCTCAGACTATATTGCGCAACAGACCTATCGGCTGCCATTCCCCTATCTGTGCCAGGTTTATCACCTGCTGAATGTTCAACATTTAGAAGACATCCACCGCTTTAGTCTGGGTAATTTAAAGGTTATTAGAATCAATCAGTTTCAAAAAACTCAAACCGGCGGAAAGATCCGTTTTGAAACTATGCTTGACTCTCCCTTTAACGTCCTTAGGCTGTGGCGAAACCCAGTGGTAGAAGTCGAGCTCACCATTCATTCGCCCCACCAGATTGAGCTTAAGGTGCCTGCCTACGGTGAAAAATTTATTCGCGTGCTGTTCAGCGTAGTGCCTCTGAGCACGACAGAACATCAGCTATCCATTCACATGTTTAGCAATTTGGCCTGGCCAAAAGAATTGCTTAAAGCCATGCTGATTGTGGCCTCTAGTCTCACCCTTTTAGAAGACCTGCCCTACCTCAATCATCTGGCCCGGCGCAACTACGACCAACTATTTAGCCAAACCTTGGCTAAGCGACGATCAAATCAGGCTATGCAGCTCTTTCATCGCTACGTTGATCTCCACAACAGTGCCTGGAGCTACAGGCAACCGCAGCTGTCAGAGTGATTAGAGTACTAGGTATGCCCTGGACCGACGACAACTACCCAACCTCCTTAAAAAATCTGACTGCCGAAGTGCGGCGGAAGGCAATAGACATTGCCAATGCCCTGCTAGAGGATGGTTATGAAGACGGACGGGCGATCGCGATCGCGACTGCCCAGGCCGAGAAATGGGCTCAGCACCGCCACAAACAAATTGCCAAAAAAAATACCGGTGGCACCACCGGCCAAGCAATTGACTCAGAGCACCAACAAGATCATAGTGACCCCATTCACGTCTGCGCCGATCCCGATGGAGCAGGATGGATGGCCACCCAGAGGCAAAAGCGCATTGCCCAGAGCAGCAAGCAAGCTGACGTCATCGATCAAGCGCGAGCAAAGGCTAAGGCTCAAAACACGGCGCTATACATTCACAACCGAGCCGGTCATATCCGTGAAACCCGTGACTACTCCTGATGAGGCGATCTCAGCTGCTCAAACGGTGGCCATAGTGACGTTAGAAGGGGGCTGCTACCCGGTAGGATACTACAGGATAATTTAACGCTTCAGCGCATGCGCCCATAACGGCGAAATTTGCAGCGGTCTATGGAATTACCAACGGAGTAGTGGTTATGGTTGCAATTACATCAGTTCACGGCAGGCAGATTCTTGACTCTCGGGGTAACCCCACAGTTGAGGTTGATGTAGTGCTGGAGGGTGGTGCTAAGGGGCGGGCAGGTGTGCCTTCTGGGGCATCAACCGGTATTCGCGAAGCCCTAGAACTGCGCGATGGCGATCAGTCTGTCTACGGTGGCAAAGGCGTGCTCAAGGCCGTCGCCAACGTCAACGATGCCATTGCCCCCGCCATTTTGGGTATGGATGCGATGGATCTAGCCGCTGTCGATCGCAAAATGCTGGCCTTAGATGGCACCGACAATAAGGGCACCCTGGGAGCCAACGCCATTCTTGGCGTGTCGATGGCGGTGGCCCGTGCCGCCTCGGTCGCGGCTGACATTCCTCTCTACGTGCACCTGGGCGGCCCCGATTCGGTACTGCTGCCAGTGCCCTGCTTCAACATCATCAACGGTGGTGCCCACGCCGACAACAGCGTCGATTTTCAAGAATTTATGATTGCTCCAGTGGGTGCGCCCAGTTTCTCGGAGGCGTTGCGCTACGGGGCCGAGGTCTACCACGCCCTCAAATCGGTGCTCAAGGCAGCGGGCTACAGCACGGCCATTGGTGACGAGGGCGGCTTTGCCCCCAACCTCAAGAGCAATGTCGAAGCCATTGAAGTCATTCTCAAGGGCATTGAGAAAGCTGGGCTCAAGCCTGGGGATGACATTGCGATCGCCCTCGACCCCGCCGTCAGTGAGCTGTACCAAGCAGACGGCAGCTACCTGTTCTACAAGTCTGACCAGAGCCGCAAGAGTTCTGACGAGATGATTGCCCTCTGGGAAAGCTGGGTCAACCAGTTTCCGATTGTCTCGATCGAAGACGGCCTGGGTGAGCAAGACTGGGCGGGCTGGCAAGCTATGACCAAAACCCTGGGCGATCGCATTCAGCTAGTCGGCGACGATGCCTTTGTCACCAACCCCGCCATCATTGCCCAGGCGATCAAAGATGGCGTCGGCAACTCGACCTTAGTTAAGGTCAACCAGATTGGCTCGATTACCGAAACCTTAGAGGCGATCAAGATGTCTCACCAGGCGGGCTACACCTGCATGGTCAGCCACCGCTCGGGCGAAACCCCCGACGACTTCATCGCCGACCTAGTAGTGGGGGCCATGACCGGCCAGATCAAATCTGGTGCCCCCTGCCGGGGCGAGCGGCTGTCAAAGTACAACCAGCTGCTGCGCATTGAAGAAGAACTGGGGGCTAGGGCTAAGTACGCGGGCGTTGGCACCTTTAAGCGCCAAGCTATGACCGCCTAATTCTCAGTTCAAATTGTATCGGCTGTTGTCTTTCAAACTCTCGGCTTAGTTGAGTCGAGAGTTTGGGAACTGGCCGAAGGCTAGCTATAGCCAGTCTGGTTAAGCGATCTTCGAGCAAACAGACAAACCCTCATAACGGGTTTGAGTAGGACAGTAGGCGAAGGTACAGCTCTACTTAGGAATATGGCTTTATTAAAGTAGCCACTGTAGGGTGGGCACTGCCCACCACGAGGGAGAAAGTTTTCCAGAAGTCGCCTAAGGCCGCAAATACTGCCGAAAAAACTCGATTTGCAGCTGGGCGGCCAAGGGTTGATAGCCAGAACCATAGAGGCTGTGGCCTACGCCCTCAAACTCGTAGAGCGTTACTGGAACGTTGGCCAAGTCAATGACATCGTGGAAGTTGCGGGCTACGTCAATCTGCAAAAAATCTTCAGCCCCGTGAAACAGCAGCGTCGGGGTGCGAATGGCCTGGGCACTGTATAGCGGCGAAGCCTGGAGATACCTGGCAGGGGCTTCCATCGGCGTTTGCCCCACCAGGTACGATAGCAGTGATGAGTAGCCCAACTGCCATTCGGTCAAGGTGTCGAGCAGCGAGCATTGGGGGTTGGCAGCTCCTACCAGCTGGGGAAACTGGGCCATGATGTGGGCGGCGTAGTAGCCGCCGTAGGAACAGCCGGTCACCCCCACCTGGGCCGCCGTCGTCCACCCCTGCCGAATCATCTGCTCAATAATGTCGGCCCCTTCTTCGACATCGACTTGACCAAAGTTTTGGCCATCGGCCAGGGCTCGGTATAGCTCTGGGCCAAACCCCTCGCGCCCCGAGAGGGGCACCACCAGCACCGCCAGCCCAAAATTGGGCAGCAGATTCAGCGGCATTTCAACATCGGTGGCAAACTCGTTGGCCATCGAAAACCCTGGCCCCCCCTGCTGCCACAGCACAATGGGCACCCCCTGGGGCGGAAAGGCGCTGCCCGCAGGCTGAACCAGCCAGCCGGGACGATCGCCCTGGCTGGTGGTAAAGCTCACCACATCCATGCGTACCCGGTTGCTGTCGGAGACGGATGCATTTAGAGCGGTGAGCGATCGCACCTCGACCTCGCCGTTGAGATCGATCGCAAACAACTCCGGCGGTTGCATTACCGAAGAAAACCCGTAGACAATGGTGCGGCCTGTCTCACTGGCCACAATCGAATCAGCATCCACTGACCCCGATGGCAAGGGCAAGGGCGTAAGGGTGCGATCGCCCAAGTCATAGACATACAGATGTCGGTTGATGCCCTCAGCGGCCCAAAATAGCAGGCGATCGCGTCCCAAAAACTGCCCCTGCGACTCCATTGGCCCCCGCAGGGCATCGGCGGCGATCGTATCGAGCACTGTGCCTGCCAGGTCATACACCTGGTAGTAGGCCGACTCAGGAAACACGTAGGACGGCTGGTCTCGCCCCACCACCACACTGGGACGATAGCGCTTGACCAACAGCTGCCGCCCATCGGGGCTGAGGCTAGCCCCCCCAAAGGTATCGCCCCCCTGGTCGGGAGCGGTTAGCTCCAGCCGCAGCGGCTCGGCCTGCGAAAAGTCAAACACCCGCACGGCGCTGTGCTGGTGAAAGGGGTTGTCAGCCACGGCCAAACGCCCCAGGGCATCCTGAATCACCGCCGTGGCCAGGCTGGGGCTGTAGGGGGTGCGATCGTACAGTTGGCGCTCTTCGCCCGCCGAGGTCACCAGCGCCACCTGATCGCCACTGGTCGACCAGGCAGGCGGCTTAATCTCTAAATCTTTGGGCAACCGGGCCACCTCTAGCCGCCGCAGCGATGGCAAAAACACAATGTAGACAATGTCTTCGGCTTCGCCATAGACCCGCACGGCAAACTTTGAAAAATCTGGCGCTATGCCCAACACCTCGCCATCTTCGGGTTGGGTGGGGTAAACCCTGGTCCGCGAGGCGATCTGCGTTTCCCGGTTTACCGTAATAATTTCCCATGGCCCATAGACATCTCGTTGCACGTAGCGCAGGGTGTCGTTGTCAATCCAGCGCAGCGGCAGATCTGGGGCAAACAGGTCATACTCTAGGGCCAGGGCGTCGCTCAACTCGCCAGTGAGAATATTGAGAAAGTGCAGGCTGCGATCGTCTGGGTACAGGCGGCTGCTGACCGCTACCACCAGCGTCGTGCCATCGGGACTGAGGGTGCTGAGCACCTCGGGCTGCTGCACTTCCAGCAGAGCCTCTAGCCGAGCCTGGTCGGCCTCTGAAAGCGGAGCCACCTCTAGCCCGTCAAGCCCCACCGAGATAATCTCTCCCTGACCTGGGGCAGCGACCGCTAAAGTTGCGATCGCGCTCATCAGGCCTAGACCCAGGAATTTACCCAGCCGCAAAACAATCGAATTATTCCAGGAATTTGCCACTGAGGCTCTGTAGATAGAGACAAATCATAAAGACCAGCATCATAGCGCCATCTTTCAATTTCTAGGGCAATCTAACCACAGTTCTTTAAGGCTAATGTCTGGGTTTAGCCGGGCTTAGACCTAAAGACCTACAGCACCCCAGTTAAACCAACCATAAAGACCCACCGCCCCTATCCCCGAGATGTGTCCCACAAGCTACCGTGAGAGAAGCTTACCCCTAACGCCCGTGACTCAGGCTGTGACCCAGGAATTTCAACTTTCGATTACTCCCGTTGGGGCAGACACCTACTGGCTGCGCCTCGAAGACGTTGCGCCAGGGGTGCCCTTGGCCGAAACCCAGGTCACCTGGCCCCTCGATAGCTGGCTTGCCCAAGCCGAAGCGCTGTTTCAAGATCCTCTGCATGCCCTATTGAGCGCGGCCCCTCCCCACAATGGCCCTCAGCTCGATAGCCCCTGGACTCAGCTAGGCCAAGCGCTCTATCAGGGGCTATTTCAAGGGCGCATTCGCGACAGTTGGGTGGCCGCCCAAAGCGTCGCCCAAAACCGGCGGCAGCCCCTACGACTGCGACTGGGCTTTAAAGATAGCCGCGTGCAGCGTTTGCCCTGGGAGCTTCTCTACGGCGACGATCGCCCCCTGGCCACCGGGCTCGATGTCACGCTGTGCCGCTATTACCAGAACCAAGCCATCACCGACCTGGCCACTATGGCCCCCTTGGCCCCCGCCAGCGTGCCGTTGCGCGTGCTCGTCGTCATCTCGGCCCCTAACGATCAAGAGCGGTTGGCCCTGCGCCAAGAAGTGCAGAGCCTGATGGATACGCTCCAAACCGCCGAACCCGGTCACCTGGCCCTAGCCGTCACCATGGTGGAGCAGCCGGGGCGGCCTGAGCTGGTTCAGGCCCTAGAGCAGGGCAGCTTCCAAATTCTTCACTACGCAGGCCACAGCGACGCTGGCGAAACCGGCGGCGACCTGTTTTTAGTCAACCGCCAAACGGGCCTTACCGATCGGCTCAGCGGCGAAGACCTGGCCGGGCTGCTGGTCAACAACGGTATTCGCTTGGCAGTGTTTAACTCCTGCCGGGGGGCCTACACCCCGCAAGACGACGCCCAGGCGGGCTGGCGTGACCAAAACCTGGTGCAGGCTCTGGTCAACCGAGGGGTGCCAGGGGTCATTGCTATGGCCGATCGCATTCCCGACGATGTCGCCCTCACCTTTACCCAACTGCTCTATCGCAACCTGCACCAGGGTCATCCCATCGACCTCTGCCTCAGCCGCGTGCGCCAGGGGCTGATGTCGGCCTACGGTTCAGACCAACCCTTTTGGATGCTGCCGCTGCTCTACCTGCGGGCCGACTTTGACGGCTACCTCTACCAAGCAGAACCATCGGCAGCGCTCTCCGGCCTCAATGGTCTCGAGTCGGATGATCTAACGGAGGTGGCGCTGATGGTGCCCGACTACAGCACCGATCCCGACATCTCGGGCCTAGCCGCAGAAATTCTCACCCGTCAGGCGGCCGATCTAGCCAGCGATCGCCCTCCCCTGCCCCTCTACGACTGGCTCCAAGAGGATGACCCACCCGAGGCCGAGGTCGCCGTTGCCCATCTAGTCGAGCAGCTCTCTCAACCAGCATCGGTGGCCCCAGACCAGCCCCCAGCCGCCGACCCCACCGAAAACCTGCGGCCCCTGCCAGAGGCCCCCTACCCGGTATCGTCGCTACCCGACCGGCAAACCGAGGGTCTAAAGTTGGTTTTGGCCGCCGCCAAGACCCTTGTGCCTCACCATCGCTGGCCACCGTCCCGCAACCTAATGGTGTGGGGTAGCCTGAGTTTGGCCGGGCTAGGGGCTGTGCTCGGGCTATCGATCGCCACCCTGTCAGCTATCAACCGGCCCACTACAGCCCAGCCTACCAGTCCTATTGATCGCCCGGTGGCACTGAGCGATAGGACCACCCAGCCCAACGAAGTCATACTCTCCAGTGCGATTAGCGCCCTCGCCCTCGATCGCACTGCCACCGCCAGACCCCTACTCGAGCAACTGCTCGATCGCCACGACCTCAACGCCGCTGCCTCCGCCCTCATCAATGTTGCCGAACCTCAGCTGCAAGACCCCGATATAGCCTTTGTGCGAGGTCGCCTAGCCTGGCAGCAAATGATCACCGACCCGGCAGTCGGCACTAGCCCCAGCGATGCCCTGCGCGCCTGGCTAGATGCCACCCAAGGTCGCCCCGACTTTCTCGAAGCCTGGGTCGGGCTCGGGTTTGCCCACTATGCCCTCGGTGATTACAGCGAGGCAATCAATGCCTGGGAACGAGCGATCGCCCTAGACCAGAGTCAGCGGCGCGACATTGACCCAGCGGCTGGCCCCCAGGTGGCCAATCCCATTACAGTCCACGCCTATGCCGGGCTAGCCATGGCCTACCACCAAGAAAGCAGCATCACGCTTTTACCCGCAGAGCAGGCTCCCTTTCAGCAGCAGGCCCAGAGCTACTACAGCCAAACCCTGGCTCTCAATCCGGCCATGGTTAACTCCAACACTCTGGCCCTTCACTGGCTGTGGTCGCCAACACTCATTAGCGACTGGCAAACCACTGTAAGTCAGCTAGCCATCAGCGGCACCCCAACTTGGCCCTAGGGCAGAAACTCAGGCCCAAAGTGGGGTGGTAGCATGGGTAAACCTTAGAAATACGGCCATGCCCAGCACGCTCGCGATTCTTGCTCACCCCACGCAAGTAGACACCCTTCTGAGCTGGCTCTTAAAGAACCAGCCGGTATTGACTCACTTTCAAATCATGGCCCCGGCCGAAATGGTTGAGGGCATGGAACGCGGCTGGGATCTAGACACCATAGATTTGGTATCGCTAAAAGACTCTCGGCAGGGGGGCGATATTGAGCTGGCATCCCACATTCTGGCGGGCGATGTGGCGGGGGTGTTGTTCTTTACCGAGCCAGAGGCGATCGCCACAGCCTTTCCCAGTTTTGCGTTGGTGCTGCGGGCCTGCCAACTCCAGGGCATCCCCATCGCCCTCAACGAGGTATCGGCCACGCTGCTACTGCGGGGCATTGCCGAAAGCCAAATCGCCTACCTGATCTTCAACCCAGTGGCTGGGCAGGGCAACCCCAACACCGATCTGGCTTTGATTAAAGAAGTACTAGAGCCCCAGATCATGGTCAATGTGATCATGACTAAGCCCGAGCTAGATCCCGCTGCTCAGGCACGCGAAATTATCGAGCACATTCATTCCAAAAATGAACACGACATGGGCCGCAGCCTGATCATCGCCTCCGGGGGCGATGGCACCGTGTCAGCCGTCGCTGGGGCCGCCATGAACACCGGCATTCCCCTAGGTGTTATTCCTCGGGGCACCGCCAACGCCTTTTCGGTGGGATTGGGCATACCCACCAACCTGCGGGCCGCCTGTGAAACTATTTTGGCGGGCAATACCCACGTGATTGACGCCGCCCGCTGCAATGATATACCCATGGTTTTGCTGGCCGGGGTAGGCTTTGAGGCAGGCATGGTCGACGGAGCCACCCGGCAACTCAAAAACGAGCTGGGCAACCTAGCCTACGTGCTCTCTGGGGTGCGGCAGCTAGCATCTGCAGAGCCCTTTGACGCCACCCTCGAACTTGACGGCGAAGTCACCACCGTCACCACCAACGCCATCACAGTAGCCAACGTGGCTCCCCCCACATCGGTGCTGGCCCAGGGCATGGGCGAAGTGATTCCCGACGATGGCCTACTAGAGGTCACTATCTCGACTAGCACCACCCGACTCCAGGGCATCAATGCCCTGGCCTCTCTCATGGCCGCTGCCGCCTGGGGTAACCCGACCCAGCGCGACGATATTACCTGCCTACGGGTCAAACGCATCAAGGTGACCACTGAGCCACCGCAGAAGCTAGTGATTGATGGCGAAATCTTAGAGGCAAACCCGATGGAATTTGAGTGTTTGCCCCAGGCGCTAACGGTGTTTGCACCGCTGAAAACGGTCTAGCTCTCGCTGATTCCCAGCAGCACCAACCTAGCTGAGTAACCGCCTGGTCTACAAACTATTGCGTCGATCATTGGGCCAGCTTAGGGGCTGGGGTGTCGTTCAGGCCGATATTCTCTCAGCCAGCAGCGCTCTAGGTAACGCACCTGGTGCAAATACCAAAACCGCCAGGGGTTGAGAACGGTTTTATAACTCCGACAAAAAACCGGTTGATAAAGATATGACCAAAGGGGGAACTGCATTGTTCTAAAGTATGGTGATAAATAGGGGCGAAGCTGGTTAGCATTCGCTCAAGAGCTTGTTCTAAGGGCAACACAGCCGACGACCGGGGCCGCTTCCTCAGTATAGACAGATGAAAAAAGAGACCCAACATTGGGTCTCTTAGATGGAACGATATTTAATAATCGAACACAGAATTTAGAAATGGAGCTGACGGGAGTCGAACCCGTGTCCGCTCTGAGTATTAACACACCACTCATTCACAGGCTTAGCCCCTCTAACCCTCAGGGCCGGAACCGCCACTTATCCCGGACGGCGGGATTCTCTAGCTAAGTCTTAGTCAATGGATCCACTAGAGGAAATTCATTGAAGCATCCGTTGGGGTTTGTCTATAGCTCTTAACGGAGTCGAACTATAAACGCTCGCTAACTAAGTTAGATCTAAACTAGGTTTAGACTAGGCGGCAACAGGTGCAGCTTTACGAGCAAAAGGAACGATGTTGTTCGCATTTACGTTTGTTTTGAGCCTTGATTTACGAGAGTAGACTCACTCTCGGCCTGTATCACAGCGTGACTTTCGTCAAAACGTCGAAACCGTTACAGCCCCTTGACGACTCATCATCTTCATTAATTATAGATCACAAGCATAGAATGCGGCGGAGGCGATTTCCTTTACCGTCTGTAGCTCAACAGCCGATCCATCCCCAGGCTTGGTAGAAATCCCTTATGTCGGCAATAATCTTTCGTAAACTCGATGGTGTAGTCATCAAAGTATAATATTTACTTAATTGTCCTGTTGTGGCGGGGGTTGCCCACCGGCAGCATACGCTAAGGCAGGCTCTAGATTATTCATTCATTTCATTCTCAGATCAGCGTTTTGCCCATTGGGCGGCTGTTTGCAGCAATAAGGACCTTTTTACCCCTATGACCACCACCAACGACTCCAGCAACGGCAATGCCGATGCCCCCGAAAAAGAGCCCACCACCAGCCGTTCCAACCGAGGCCGCGCTAAGCGTGCTGCGGCAGGCGGCGGCATTGTTAAGGCCAGTTCTGAGAACAGCGATGTCATGGTGCTGCACGATAGCACGCGGGTTGTTGAAACCGATACCCTGCCCAATCATCGGCCTATTGCCCTTGGCACCTTTGAAATTGTTGGGACCCTCGATCGCGCTGGCGTTCGCCCCATCGGTGCCAATACTTTCGAAATCTCTACCACTGATACTCTGCCTGGGCACCGCCCGGTAGCGGTCAGCACCCTACACATTGCCGATATTCATACGTTGCCCGGCGATCGCCCGATTGCTGACAATGACGATGTCGATCCGCCGACCTCTATTTTGATGGGCTACCTCGACTAATGACCTCTCAGCAACCGGGTTGCTTAAACCTGCTGCTCAAAAAGCTCCTCACCATTGAGGAGCTTTTTTTGAAGGAAAGATAGGAGCAAAAAATAAGGGTATTAGCAGCATTTAAATGCCGCTAATACCCCCTAACGCTATTACCTGAAGCGCAGGTCTTAGACTGCGGCCACCGCTTCTACAGCAGCGGGATAGACACTGACTTTCTTGCGGTTCTTGCCGCGACGCTCGAAGGTGACCACGCCGTCTACTAGAGCAAACAGGGTGTCGTCACCACCGCGGCCAACGTTTTCACCGGGATGAATTTTGGTGCCCCGCTGACGAATCAAGATGTTGCCAGCCCGCACAGCTTCGCCGCCATAGCGCTTGACGCCCAGGCGTTTAGCGTTTGAGTCGCGACCGTTACGAGTACTACCTGTACCTTTCTTGTGAGCCATGGGTGTTTTCCTTACCTACCTACTGTTTAATCTAAACCAAATCTAAGTTTAGGGAAGCCTTGCTATCGAGCAGCGACCACCAGCCCACTTAGATTTGCAAAGCCTACACTAAATTGCTTTAGCTCTCGGCAGCTACAGCCTCGGCTTCGGCGGGAGTGGCGGCGGCGGTTTTGCCAGCGATCGCCTTGCCATTTACCTCAATGGCATTGATCATGACTCGGGTGAGTTCTTGGCGGTGGCCCTGCTTTTTGCGGGTTTTCTTTTTGGGCTGCATTTTGTAGACGATAATTTTGCGGCCCCGCAGGTGGCTAACCACGCTGCCGGTCACTGTTGCCCCTTCAACCACCGGCTGACCTACTAGGGCTTCGCCATCATTGTCAACGAACAACACCCGCTCTAGGGTGACTTGGTCGTCTACCTCAAGCGCCAGCCGATCAATGTCGTAAAAACGGCCCGGCTCTACCCGCAGCTGCTTTCCACCGGCTTCAACAATTGCGTACGTCATTTCTTTACCTCATAACCGCCGTACAGGTGCCAACTTGACTCCAGGGTCGGAGATCCATCGCTGGAGGCGTTAGCCTTAGAAACCTGATCCGAGCGCATAAACACAGTCTTTTATTATTGCGAGTCTATTCCAGCTCTGTCAAGGGGGCGCACTACTTGTTCTAGCCGAAGGAGCGCCAATCTTGGCGCTCCTTCGGCTGTTGCTGTCCGAG is a genomic window of Nodosilinea sp. E11 containing:
- the rplU gene encoding 50S ribosomal protein L21, producing the protein MTYAIVEAGGKQLRVEPGRFYDIDRLALEVDDQVTLERVLFVDNDGEALVGQPVVEGATVTGSVVSHLRGRKIIVYKMQPKKKTRKKQGHRQELTRVMINAIEVNGKAIAGKTAAATPAEAEAVAAES
- the rpmA gene encoding 50S ribosomal protein L27 translates to MAHKKGTGSTRNGRDSNAKRLGVKRYGGEAVRAGNILIRQRGTKIHPGENVGRGGDDTLFALVDGVVTFERRGKNRKKVSVYPAAVEAVAAV
- a CDS encoding YegS/Rv2252/BmrU family lipid kinase, with protein sequence MPSTLAILAHPTQVDTLLSWLLKNQPVLTHFQIMAPAEMVEGMERGWDLDTIDLVSLKDSRQGGDIELASHILAGDVAGVLFFTEPEAIATAFPSFALVLRACQLQGIPIALNEVSATLLLRGIAESQIAYLIFNPVAGQGNPNTDLALIKEVLEPQIMVNVIMTKPELDPAAQAREIIEHIHSKNEHDMGRSLIIASGGDGTVSAVAGAAMNTGIPLGVIPRGTANAFSVGLGIPTNLRAACETILAGNTHVIDAARCNDIPMVLLAGVGFEAGMVDGATRQLKNELGNLAYVLSGVRQLASAEPFDATLELDGEVTTVTTNAITVANVAPPTSVLAQGMGEVIPDDGLLEVTISTSTTRLQGINALASLMAAAAWGNPTQRDDITCLRVKRIKVTTEPPQKLVIDGEILEANPMEFECLPQALTVFAPLKTV
- a CDS encoding DUF2188 domain-containing protein, which gives rise to MPWTDDNYPTSLKNLTAEVRRKAIDIANALLEDGYEDGRAIAIATAQAEKWAQHRHKQIAKKNTGGTTGQAIDSEHQQDHSDPIHVCADPDGAGWMATQRQKRIAQSSKQADVIDQARAKAKAQNTALYIHNRAGHIRETRDYS
- the eno gene encoding phosphopyruvate hydratase yields the protein MVAITSVHGRQILDSRGNPTVEVDVVLEGGAKGRAGVPSGASTGIREALELRDGDQSVYGGKGVLKAVANVNDAIAPAILGMDAMDLAAVDRKMLALDGTDNKGTLGANAILGVSMAVARAASVAADIPLYVHLGGPDSVLLPVPCFNIINGGAHADNSVDFQEFMIAPVGAPSFSEALRYGAEVYHALKSVLKAAGYSTAIGDEGGFAPNLKSNVEAIEVILKGIEKAGLKPGDDIAIALDPAVSELYQADGSYLFYKSDQSRKSSDEMIALWESWVNQFPIVSIEDGLGEQDWAGWQAMTKTLGDRIQLVGDDAFVTNPAIIAQAIKDGVGNSTLVKVNQIGSITETLEAIKMSHQAGYTCMVSHRSGETPDDFIADLVVGAMTGQIKSGAPCRGERLSKYNQLLRIEEELGARAKYAGVGTFKRQAMTA
- a CDS encoding CHAT domain-containing protein, which encodes MTQAVTQEFQLSITPVGADTYWLRLEDVAPGVPLAETQVTWPLDSWLAQAEALFQDPLHALLSAAPPHNGPQLDSPWTQLGQALYQGLFQGRIRDSWVAAQSVAQNRRQPLRLRLGFKDSRVQRLPWELLYGDDRPLATGLDVTLCRYYQNQAITDLATMAPLAPASVPLRVLVVISAPNDQERLALRQEVQSLMDTLQTAEPGHLALAVTMVEQPGRPELVQALEQGSFQILHYAGHSDAGETGGDLFLVNRQTGLTDRLSGEDLAGLLVNNGIRLAVFNSCRGAYTPQDDAQAGWRDQNLVQALVNRGVPGVIAMADRIPDDVALTFTQLLYRNLHQGHPIDLCLSRVRQGLMSAYGSDQPFWMLPLLYLRADFDGYLYQAEPSAALSGLNGLESDDLTEVALMVPDYSTDPDISGLAAEILTRQAADLASDRPPLPLYDWLQEDDPPEAEVAVAHLVEQLSQPASVAPDQPPAADPTENLRPLPEAPYPVSSLPDRQTEGLKLVLAAAKTLVPHHRWPPSRNLMVWGSLSLAGLGAVLGLSIATLSAINRPTTAQPTSPIDRPVALSDRTTQPNEVILSSAISALALDRTATARPLLEQLLDRHDLNAAASALINVAEPQLQDPDIAFVRGRLAWQQMITDPAVGTSPSDALRAWLDATQGRPDFLEAWVGLGFAHYALGDYSEAINAWERAIALDQSQRRDIDPAAGPQVANPITVHAYAGLAMAYHQESSITLLPAEQAPFQQQAQSYYSQTLALNPAMVNSNTLALHWLWSPTLISDWQTTVSQLAISGTPTWP
- a CDS encoding alpha/beta hydrolase family protein, which gives rise to MANSWNNSIVLRLGKFLGLGLMSAIATLAVAAPGQGEIISVGLDGLEVAPLSEADQARLEALLEVQQPEVLSTLSPDGTTLVVAVSSRLYPDDRSLHFLNILTGELSDALALEYDLFAPDLPLRWIDNDTLRYVQRDVYGPWEIITVNRETQIASRTRVYPTQPEDGEVLGIAPDFSKFAVRVYGEAEDIVYIVFLPSLRRLEVARLPKDLEIKPPAWSTSGDQVALVTSAGEERQLYDRTPYSPSLATAVIQDALGRLAVADNPFHQHSAVRVFDFSQAEPLRLELTAPDQGGDTFGGASLSPDGRQLLVKRYRPSVVVGRDQPSYVFPESAYYQVYDLAGTVLDTIAADALRGPMESQGQFLGRDRLLFWAAEGINRHLYVYDLGDRTLTPLPLPSGSVDADSIVASETGRTIVYGFSSVMQPPELFAIDLNGEVEVRSLTALNASVSDSNRVRMDVVSFTTSQGDRPGWLVQPAGSAFPPQGVPIVLWQQGGPGFSMANEFATDVEMPLNLLPNFGLAVLVVPLSGREGFGPELYRALADGQNFGQVDVEEGADIIEQMIRQGWTTAAQVGVTGCSYGGYYAAHIMAQFPQLVGAANPQCSLLDTLTEWQLGYSSLLSYLVGQTPMEAPARYLQASPLYSAQAIRTPTLLFHGAEDFLQIDVARNFHDVIDLANVPVTLYEFEGVGHSLYGSGYQPLAAQLQIEFFRQYLRP